Proteins from a genomic interval of Cervus elaphus chromosome 13, mCerEla1.1, whole genome shotgun sequence:
- the PPIP5K1 gene encoding inositol hexakisphosphate and diphosphoinositol-pentakisphosphate kinase 1 isoform X2 produces the protein MWSLPASEGDSATAHFFLGAGDEGLGPRGLGMRPEESDSELLEDEEDEVPPEPQIIVGICAMTKKSKSKPMTQILERLCRFDYLTVIILGEDVILNEPVENWPSCHCLISFHSKGFPLDKAVAYSKLRNPFLINDLAMQYYIQDRREVYRILQEEGIDLPRYAVLNRDPARPEECNLIEGEDQVEVNGAVFPKPFVEKPVSAEDHNVYIYYPSSAGGGSQRLFRKIGSRSSVYSPESSVRKTGSYIYEEFMPTDGTDVKVYTVGPDYAHAEARKSPALDGKVERDSEGKEIRYPVMLTAMEKLVARKVCVAFKQTVCGFDLLRANGHSFVCDVNGFSFVKNSMKYYDDCAKILGNTIMRELAPQFQIPWSIPMEAEDIPIVPTTSGTMMELRCVIAIIRHGDRTPKQKMKMEVTHPRFFSLFEKHGGYKTGKLKLKRPEQLQEVLDITRLLLAELEKEPGGEIEEKTGKLEQLKSVLEMYGHFSGINRKVQLTYYPHGVKASNEGQDTQREALAPSLLLVLKWGGELTPAGRVQAEELGRAFRCMYPGGQGDYAGFPGCGLLRLHSTFRHDLKIYASDEGRVQMTAAAFAKGLLALEGELTPILVQMVKSANMNGLLDSDGDSLSSCQHRVKARLHHILQQDAPFGPEDYDQLAPTGSTSLLSSMAVIQNPVKVCDQVFDLIENLTHQIRERMQDPKSVDLQLYHSETLELMLQRWSKLERDFRQKSGRYDISKIPDIYDCVKYDVQHNGSLGLEGTAELLRLSKALADVVIPQEYGISREEKLEIAVGFCLPLLRKILLDLQRTHEDEYSRGVLSPGRHVRTRLYFTSESHVHSLLSVFRYGGLLDETKDTQWQRALAYLSAIPELNYMTQIVIMLYEDNTRDPLSEERFHVELHFSPGVKGVEEEGSAPTGCGFRPASSENEERKADQGSVEDLCPAKASDEPDRALQTSPLPSEGPGLPKKSPLIRNRKAGSMEVLSETSSSRPGGYRLFSSSRPPTEMKQSGLGSQCTGLFSTTVLGGSSSAPNLQDYARSQGKKLPPASLKHRDELLFVPAVKRFSVSFAKHPTNELLDDQHPVVRLLRSFSSDCTGGRPVSLDATLAHHLHQCSYHLRLFRNWLRSGQDDPECLYGFEGCSMVPTIYPLETLHNALSLRQVSEFLSRVCQRHTEAQAQASAALFDSMHSNQASDSPFSPPRTLHSPTLQLQQRSEKPPWYSSGPSSTVSSAGPSSPTAVDGNCPFGFSDQPSLSSHMTEGYQDLRLLQEAPGSGAQEPPLEGQQEPFEQNQSPQEPPVETNQPCQEVAEEISQPCQEAPDSSQPCQDIPEEVSQPCQQLSDIRQLCEENRDDVNQTCQEVPQISQPCQDASQLYQKVSKEACELCQENSEEVNQPCQRVPVETGRLVHGFPIGVDGPAQEVLGEAGKPTQEIPEELSQSCQEFSVDIGRLTQGASAINLLSQDTPEVDNPPLEFPGEVALQAQEVSEWVNQQQSYVVPELIDQLSGEDVPQVQCPPSNANPQSQSLAPDQNAPLPPATCESSFSH, from the exons ATGTGGTCACTGCCGGCCAGTGAGGGCGACAGTGCCACAGCCCACTTCTTCCTTGGAGCTGGAGATGAGGGGCTGGGCCCCCGTGGACTCGGCATGAGGCCAGAAGAGAGTGACAGCGAGCTCCTCGAGGATGAGGAGGATGAAGTG CCTCCTGAACCTCAGATCATTGTTGGCATCTGTGCCATGACCAAGAAATCCAAGTCCAAGCCAATGACCCAGATCCTAGAGCGACTCTGCAGGTTTGATTACCTGACTGTTATCATCCTGGGAGAAGACGTGATCCTCAATGAACCTGTGGAAAACTGGCCATCCTGCCACTGCCTCATCTCCTTCCACTCCAAAG GCTTTCCCCTGGACAAAGCTGTTGCTTACTCCAAGCTTCGAAACCCTTTTCTTATCAATGACCTGGCTATGCAGTATTACATCCAGGATAG GAGGGAGGTGTACCGGATCCTGCAGGAGGAAGGTATTGACCTGCCTCGATACGCTGTGCTCAATCGTGACCCTGCCCGGCCTGAGG AGTGCAACCTGATAGAGGGTGAAGACCAGGTGGAGGTAAATGGAGCCGTCTTTCCCAAGCCCTTTGTGGAGAAGCCCGTGAGTGCAGAGGACCACAACGTTTACATCTACTACCCCAGCTCAGCTGGTGGAGGAAGTCAGCGCCTCTTCCGTAAG ATTGGCAGCCGAAGCAGTGTTTACTCTCCAGAGAGCAGCGTCCGAAAGACAGGCTCATACATCTATGAGGAGTTTATGCCAACAGATGGCACAGATGTCAAG GTATATACAGTGGGGCCAGACTATGCCCATGCTGAAGCCAGAAAATCTCCAGCTTTGGATGGGAAGGTTGAACGAGACAGTGAGGGGAAAGAGATTCGATATCCAGTCATGCTGACCGCCATGGAAAAGCTGGTGGCCAGGAAAGTCTGCGTAGCTTTTAAG CAAACAGTTTGTGGTTTCGATCTCCTCCGTGCCAATGGTCACTCCTTTGTGTGTGACGTCAATGGCTTCAGTTTTGTCAAGAATTCAATGAAATACTATGATGACTGTGCCAAGATTCTAGG AAACACGATAATGCGGGAGCTTGCCCCACAGTTCCAGATCCCGTGGTCCATCCCCATGGAGGCTGAGGACATTCCCATTGTCCCTACCACTTCCGGCACTAT GATGGAACTTCGTTGTGTCATTGCAATCATTCGTCACGGGGATCGTACACCCAAGCAGAAGATGAAGATGGAGGTGACACACCCAAG ATTTTTTAGTCTATTCGAAAAACATGGTGGCTACAAGACAGGGAAATTAAAACTGAAGCGGCCAGAGCAGCTACAG GAGGTGCTGGACATCACACGGCTGCTACTGGCTGAACTGGAGAAAGAACCAGGTGGTGAGATCGAGGAGAAGACAGGGAAATTGGAGCAGTTAAAATCCGTGCTGGAGAT GTACGGTCACTTCTCAGGCATCAACCGGAAGGTGCAGCTGACTTACTACCCTCATGGAGTAAAAGCTTCTAATGAGGGGCAAG ATACGCAGCGGGAGGCTCTGGCCCCATCCCTCTTGCTGGTACTGAAATGGGGTGGAGAACTGACCCCGGCTGGCCGTGTTCAGGCTGAGGAGCTGGGGCGAGCTTTCCGCTGCATGTACCCTGGAGGACAGG GTGACTATGCTGGCTTTCCCGGCTGTGGGCTGCTTCGTCTCCATAGCACTTTCCGCCATGATCTCAAGATTTACGCCTCTGATGAGGGCCGTGTCCAGATGACTGCCGCAGCCTTTGCTAAG GGCCTTCTGGCTCTAGAAGGGGAGTTGACACCCATTCTGGTACAAATGGTGAAGAGTGCCAACATGAACGGGCTCTTGGACAGCGATGGGGATTCCCTGAGCAGCTGCCAGCACCGTGTGAAGGCTCGGCTACATCACATTCTGCAGCAGGACGCGCCCTTTGGCCCTGAGGATTACGATCAG CTGGCTCCCACTGGAAGCACTTCCCTGCTCAGCTCCATGGCTGTTATCCAGAATCCTGTGAAGGTCTGTGATCAGGTATTTGACCTGATTGAAAACCTCACTCACCAGATCCGGGAACGGATGCAGGACCCCAAGTCTGTAG ACCTGCAGCTCTACCACAGCGAGACATTAGAGCTGATGCTGCAGCGCTGGAGCAAGCTGGAGCGCGACTTCCGGCAGAAGAGTGGGCGCTATGACATCAGTAAGATCCCTGACATCTACGACTGTGTCAAGTATGATGTCCAGCACAATGGGAGTCTGGGACTTGAAGGCACGGCAGAACTGCTCCGTCTCTCTAAGGCACTGGCTGATGTAGTTATTCCCCAG GAATACGGCATCAGTCGGGAGGAGAAACTGGAAATTGCCGTGGGCTTCTGTCTCCCACTGTTGCGGAAGATACTACTTGACCTACAGAGAACCCACGAGGATGA GTACTCCCGAggggtgctctctccaggccgcCATGTTCGAACACGTCTATACTTCACCAGCGAAAGCCACGTGCACTCCCTACTCAGTGTCTTCCGCTATGGGGGACTTCTGGAT GAAACCAAGGATACACAGTGGCAGCGAGCTTTGGCTTATCTCAGTGCCATCCCAGAGCTCAACTACATGACGCAGATTGTCATCATGCTCTATGAGGACAACACCCGG GATCCCTTGTCGGAGGAGCGGTTCCACGTGGAGTTGCACTTCAGCCCTGGAGTGAAAGGCGTTGAGGAAGAAGGCAGTGCCCCCACTGGCTGTGGATTCCGTCCAGCCTCTTCTGAG AATGAGGAGAGGAAAGCAGACCAAGGCAGCGTGGAGGACCTGTGCCCCGCGAAGGCATCAGATGAGCCAGACCGAGCATTGCAGACCTCGCCCCTGCCCTCTGAGGGCCCTGGCCTCCCAAAGAAATCACCCCTCATTCGTAACCGCAAAGCCGGCTCCATGGAG GTGCTTtctgagacttcctcctcgaggCCTGGTGGGTACCGACTCTTTTCATCTTCACGGCCACCGACAGAGATGAAGCAGAGCGGCCTAG GCTCACAGTGCACGGGGCTGTTCAGCACCACAGTGCTGGGGGGCTCCTCCAGCGCCCCGAATCTCCAGGACTACGCCCGCAGCCAAGGCAAAAAGCTACCACCCGCCAGTCTGAAGCACCGAGATG AGCTCTTGTTTGTCCCGGCCGTAAAACGATTTTCTGTGTCGTTTGCAAAGCATCCGACTAACG AGCTGCTGGATGACCAGCACCCTGTGGTCCGGTTGCTGCGCAGTTTTTCCTCTGACTGCACAGGGGGCCGGCCAGTGTCCTTGGATGCCACGCTGGCGCATCACCTGCACCAGTGCTCCTACCACCTGCGCCTCTTCCGGAACTGGCTGCGCTCAGGCCAGGATGACCCCGAGTGCCTCTACG GATTTGAAGGGTGCTCCATGGTGCCTACTATTTACCCCCTGGAAACACTGCATAATGCCCTTTCCTTGCGTCAAGTGAGTGAATTCTTGAGTAGAGTCTGCCAGCGCCACACTGAGGCCCAAGCACAGGCGTCTGCAG CCCTCTTTGACTCTATGCACAGCAACCAAGCCTCTGACAGCCCGTTTTCTCCACCTCGCACTCTTCATTCACCTACCCTACAACTCCAGCAGCGCTCTGAAAAGCCCCCTTGGT ACAGCAGTGGCCCTTCCAGCACTGTTTCCAGTGCTGGTCCTTCTTCCCCTACTGCAGTGGATGGTAACTGCCCTTTCGGCTTCAGTGATCAGCCCTCCTTAAGCTCACACATGACTGAAGGATATCAAGACCTCAGGCTGCTCCAGGAGGCCCCTGGGAGTGGCGCACAAGAGCCGCCTTTAGAAGGGCAGCAAGAGCCTTTTGAACAAAACCAGTCCCCACAGGAACCACCTGTAGAAACCAACCAGCCATGCCAGGAGGTAGCTGAGGAAATCAGCCAGCCATGTCAGGAGGCCCCGGACAGCAGCCAACCATGCCAGGACATCCCTGAAGAGGTCAGCCAGCCGTGCCAGCAGCTCTCTGACATCCGCCAACTATGCGAGGAGAACCGCGACGATGTTAACCAGACATGCCAGGAGGTCCCTCAGATCAGCCAACCATGCCAGGATGCCAGCCAGCTATACCAGAAAGTCTCCAAAGAAGCTTGCGAACTTTGCCAGGAGAACTCTGAGGAGGTCAACCAGCCATGCCAGAGGGTCCCTGTAGAGACTGGCAGGCTGGTCCATGGGTTCCCTATAGGGGTTGATGGCCCAGCCCAGGAAGTCCTTGGGGAGGCTGGCAAGCCCACCCAAGAGATCCCTGAGGAGCTCAGCCAATCATGCCAGGAATTCTCTGTGGACATTGGCAGGCTGACCCAAGGGGCTTCTGCAATCAATTTGTTGTCTCAGGACACACCTGAGGTTGATAACCCGCCTCTAGAGTTCCCTGGGGAGGTTGCCCTGCAGGCCCAGGAGGTCTCAGAGTGGGTGAATCAGCAGCAGTCCTATGTGGTCCCTGAGCTGATTGACCAGCTATCTGGAGAGGATGTTCCCCAAGTCCAGTGTCCACCTAGCAATGCAAACCCTCAGAGCCAGTCTCTAGCCCCTGACCAGAACGCCCCCCTTCCACCAGCAACGTGTGAGTCATCATTTTCTCATTAG
- the PPIP5K1 gene encoding inositol hexakisphosphate and diphosphoinositol-pentakisphosphate kinase 1 isoform X8 translates to MWSLPASEGDSATAHFFLGAGDEGLGPRGLGMRPEESDSELLEDEEDEVPPEPQIIVGICAMTKKSKSKPMTQILERLCRFDYLTVIILGEDVILNEPVENWPSCHCLISFHSKGFPLDKAVAYSKLRNPFLINDLAMQYYIQDRREVYRILQEEGIDLPRYAVLNRDPARPEECNLIEGEDQVEVNGAVFPKPFVEKPVSAEDHNVYIYYPSSAGGGSQRLFRKIGSRSSVYSPESSVRKTGSYIYEEFMPTDGTDVKVYTVGPDYAHAEARKSPALDGKVERDSEGKEIRYPVMLTAMEKLVARKVCVAFKQTVCGFDLLRANGHSFVCDVNGFSFVKNSMKYYDDCAKILGNTIMRELAPQFQIPWSIPMEAEDIPIVPTTSGTMMELRCVIAIIRHGDRTPKQKMKMEVTHPRFFSLFEKHGGYKTGKLKLKRPEQLQEVLDITRLLLAELEKEPGGEIEEKTGKLEQLKSVLEMYGHFSGINRKVQLTYYPHGVKASNEGQDTQREALAPSLLLVLKWGGELTPAGRVQAEELGRAFRCMYPGGQGDYAGFPGCGLLRLHSTFRHDLKIYASDEGRVQMTAAAFAKGLLALEGELTPILVQMVKSANMNGLLDSDGDSLSSCQHRVKARLHHILQQDAPFGPEDYDQLAPTGSTSLLSSMAVIQNPVKVCDQVFDLIENLTHQIRERMQDPKSVDLQLYHSETLELMLQRWSKLERDFRQKSGRYDISKIPDIYDCVKYDVQHNGSLGLEGTAELLRLSKALADVVIPQEYGISREEKLEIAVGFCLPLLRKILLDLQRTHEDEYSRGVLSPGRHVRTRLYFTSESHVHSLLSVFRYGGLLDETKDTQWQRALAYLSAIPELNYMTQIVIMLYEDNTRDPLSEERFHVELHFSPGVKGVEEEGSAPTGCGFRPASSENEERKADQGSVEDLCPAKASDEPDRALQTSPLPSEGPGLPKKSPLIRNRKAGSMEVLSETSSSRPGGYRLFSSSRPPTEMKQSGLGSQCTGLFSTTVLGGSSSAPNLQDYARSQGKKLPPASLKHRDGFEGCSMVPTIYPLETLHNALSLRQVSEFLSRVCQRHTEAQAQASAALFDSMHSNQASDSPFSPPRTLHSPTLQLQQRSEKPPWYSSGPSSTVSSAGPSSPTAVDGNCPFGFSDQPSLSSHMTEGYQDLRLLQEAPGSGAQEPPLEGQQEPFEQNQSPQEPPVETNQPCQEVAEEISQPCQEAPDSSQPCQDIPEEVSQPCQQLSDIRQLCEENRDDVNQTCQEVPQISQPCQDASQLYQKVSKEACELCQENSEEVNQPCQRVPVETGRLVHGFPIGVDGPAQEVLGEAGKPTQEIPEELSQSCQEFSVDIGRLTQGASAINLLSQDTPEVDNPPLEFPGEVALQAQEVSEWVNQQQSYVVPELIDQLSGEDVPQVQCPPSNANPQSQSLAPDQNAPLPPATCESSFSH, encoded by the exons ATGTGGTCACTGCCGGCCAGTGAGGGCGACAGTGCCACAGCCCACTTCTTCCTTGGAGCTGGAGATGAGGGGCTGGGCCCCCGTGGACTCGGCATGAGGCCAGAAGAGAGTGACAGCGAGCTCCTCGAGGATGAGGAGGATGAAGTG CCTCCTGAACCTCAGATCATTGTTGGCATCTGTGCCATGACCAAGAAATCCAAGTCCAAGCCAATGACCCAGATCCTAGAGCGACTCTGCAGGTTTGATTACCTGACTGTTATCATCCTGGGAGAAGACGTGATCCTCAATGAACCTGTGGAAAACTGGCCATCCTGCCACTGCCTCATCTCCTTCCACTCCAAAG GCTTTCCCCTGGACAAAGCTGTTGCTTACTCCAAGCTTCGAAACCCTTTTCTTATCAATGACCTGGCTATGCAGTATTACATCCAGGATAG GAGGGAGGTGTACCGGATCCTGCAGGAGGAAGGTATTGACCTGCCTCGATACGCTGTGCTCAATCGTGACCCTGCCCGGCCTGAGG AGTGCAACCTGATAGAGGGTGAAGACCAGGTGGAGGTAAATGGAGCCGTCTTTCCCAAGCCCTTTGTGGAGAAGCCCGTGAGTGCAGAGGACCACAACGTTTACATCTACTACCCCAGCTCAGCTGGTGGAGGAAGTCAGCGCCTCTTCCGTAAG ATTGGCAGCCGAAGCAGTGTTTACTCTCCAGAGAGCAGCGTCCGAAAGACAGGCTCATACATCTATGAGGAGTTTATGCCAACAGATGGCACAGATGTCAAG GTATATACAGTGGGGCCAGACTATGCCCATGCTGAAGCCAGAAAATCTCCAGCTTTGGATGGGAAGGTTGAACGAGACAGTGAGGGGAAAGAGATTCGATATCCAGTCATGCTGACCGCCATGGAAAAGCTGGTGGCCAGGAAAGTCTGCGTAGCTTTTAAG CAAACAGTTTGTGGTTTCGATCTCCTCCGTGCCAATGGTCACTCCTTTGTGTGTGACGTCAATGGCTTCAGTTTTGTCAAGAATTCAATGAAATACTATGATGACTGTGCCAAGATTCTAGG AAACACGATAATGCGGGAGCTTGCCCCACAGTTCCAGATCCCGTGGTCCATCCCCATGGAGGCTGAGGACATTCCCATTGTCCCTACCACTTCCGGCACTAT GATGGAACTTCGTTGTGTCATTGCAATCATTCGTCACGGGGATCGTACACCCAAGCAGAAGATGAAGATGGAGGTGACACACCCAAG ATTTTTTAGTCTATTCGAAAAACATGGTGGCTACAAGACAGGGAAATTAAAACTGAAGCGGCCAGAGCAGCTACAG GAGGTGCTGGACATCACACGGCTGCTACTGGCTGAACTGGAGAAAGAACCAGGTGGTGAGATCGAGGAGAAGACAGGGAAATTGGAGCAGTTAAAATCCGTGCTGGAGAT GTACGGTCACTTCTCAGGCATCAACCGGAAGGTGCAGCTGACTTACTACCCTCATGGAGTAAAAGCTTCTAATGAGGGGCAAG ATACGCAGCGGGAGGCTCTGGCCCCATCCCTCTTGCTGGTACTGAAATGGGGTGGAGAACTGACCCCGGCTGGCCGTGTTCAGGCTGAGGAGCTGGGGCGAGCTTTCCGCTGCATGTACCCTGGAGGACAGG GTGACTATGCTGGCTTTCCCGGCTGTGGGCTGCTTCGTCTCCATAGCACTTTCCGCCATGATCTCAAGATTTACGCCTCTGATGAGGGCCGTGTCCAGATGACTGCCGCAGCCTTTGCTAAG GGCCTTCTGGCTCTAGAAGGGGAGTTGACACCCATTCTGGTACAAATGGTGAAGAGTGCCAACATGAACGGGCTCTTGGACAGCGATGGGGATTCCCTGAGCAGCTGCCAGCACCGTGTGAAGGCTCGGCTACATCACATTCTGCAGCAGGACGCGCCCTTTGGCCCTGAGGATTACGATCAG CTGGCTCCCACTGGAAGCACTTCCCTGCTCAGCTCCATGGCTGTTATCCAGAATCCTGTGAAGGTCTGTGATCAGGTATTTGACCTGATTGAAAACCTCACTCACCAGATCCGGGAACGGATGCAGGACCCCAAGTCTGTAG ACCTGCAGCTCTACCACAGCGAGACATTAGAGCTGATGCTGCAGCGCTGGAGCAAGCTGGAGCGCGACTTCCGGCAGAAGAGTGGGCGCTATGACATCAGTAAGATCCCTGACATCTACGACTGTGTCAAGTATGATGTCCAGCACAATGGGAGTCTGGGACTTGAAGGCACGGCAGAACTGCTCCGTCTCTCTAAGGCACTGGCTGATGTAGTTATTCCCCAG GAATACGGCATCAGTCGGGAGGAGAAACTGGAAATTGCCGTGGGCTTCTGTCTCCCACTGTTGCGGAAGATACTACTTGACCTACAGAGAACCCACGAGGATGA GTACTCCCGAggggtgctctctccaggccgcCATGTTCGAACACGTCTATACTTCACCAGCGAAAGCCACGTGCACTCCCTACTCAGTGTCTTCCGCTATGGGGGACTTCTGGAT GAAACCAAGGATACACAGTGGCAGCGAGCTTTGGCTTATCTCAGTGCCATCCCAGAGCTCAACTACATGACGCAGATTGTCATCATGCTCTATGAGGACAACACCCGG GATCCCTTGTCGGAGGAGCGGTTCCACGTGGAGTTGCACTTCAGCCCTGGAGTGAAAGGCGTTGAGGAAGAAGGCAGTGCCCCCACTGGCTGTGGATTCCGTCCAGCCTCTTCTGAG AATGAGGAGAGGAAAGCAGACCAAGGCAGCGTGGAGGACCTGTGCCCCGCGAAGGCATCAGATGAGCCAGACCGAGCATTGCAGACCTCGCCCCTGCCCTCTGAGGGCCCTGGCCTCCCAAAGAAATCACCCCTCATTCGTAACCGCAAAGCCGGCTCCATGGAG GTGCTTtctgagacttcctcctcgaggCCTGGTGGGTACCGACTCTTTTCATCTTCACGGCCACCGACAGAGATGAAGCAGAGCGGCCTAG GCTCACAGTGCACGGGGCTGTTCAGCACCACAGTGCTGGGGGGCTCCTCCAGCGCCCCGAATCTCCAGGACTACGCCCGCAGCCAAGGCAAAAAGCTACCACCCGCCAGTCTGAAGCACCGAGATG GATTTGAAGGGTGCTCCATGGTGCCTACTATTTACCCCCTGGAAACACTGCATAATGCCCTTTCCTTGCGTCAAGTGAGTGAATTCTTGAGTAGAGTCTGCCAGCGCCACACTGAGGCCCAAGCACAGGCGTCTGCAG CCCTCTTTGACTCTATGCACAGCAACCAAGCCTCTGACAGCCCGTTTTCTCCACCTCGCACTCTTCATTCACCTACCCTACAACTCCAGCAGCGCTCTGAAAAGCCCCCTTGGT ACAGCAGTGGCCCTTCCAGCACTGTTTCCAGTGCTGGTCCTTCTTCCCCTACTGCAGTGGATGGTAACTGCCCTTTCGGCTTCAGTGATCAGCCCTCCTTAAGCTCACACATGACTGAAGGATATCAAGACCTCAGGCTGCTCCAGGAGGCCCCTGGGAGTGGCGCACAAGAGCCGCCTTTAGAAGGGCAGCAAGAGCCTTTTGAACAAAACCAGTCCCCACAGGAACCACCTGTAGAAACCAACCAGCCATGCCAGGAGGTAGCTGAGGAAATCAGCCAGCCATGTCAGGAGGCCCCGGACAGCAGCCAACCATGCCAGGACATCCCTGAAGAGGTCAGCCAGCCGTGCCAGCAGCTCTCTGACATCCGCCAACTATGCGAGGAGAACCGCGACGATGTTAACCAGACATGCCAGGAGGTCCCTCAGATCAGCCAACCATGCCAGGATGCCAGCCAGCTATACCAGAAAGTCTCCAAAGAAGCTTGCGAACTTTGCCAGGAGAACTCTGAGGAGGTCAACCAGCCATGCCAGAGGGTCCCTGTAGAGACTGGCAGGCTGGTCCATGGGTTCCCTATAGGGGTTGATGGCCCAGCCCAGGAAGTCCTTGGGGAGGCTGGCAAGCCCACCCAAGAGATCCCTGAGGAGCTCAGCCAATCATGCCAGGAATTCTCTGTGGACATTGGCAGGCTGACCCAAGGGGCTTCTGCAATCAATTTGTTGTCTCAGGACACACCTGAGGTTGATAACCCGCCTCTAGAGTTCCCTGGGGAGGTTGCCCTGCAGGCCCAGGAGGTCTCAGAGTGGGTGAATCAGCAGCAGTCCTATGTGGTCCCTGAGCTGATTGACCAGCTATCTGGAGAGGATGTTCCCCAAGTCCAGTGTCCACCTAGCAATGCAAACCCTCAGAGCCAGTCTCTAGCCCCTGACCAGAACGCCCCCCTTCCACCAGCAACGTGTGAGTCATCATTTTCTCATTAG